Proteins found in one Miscanthus floridulus cultivar M001 chromosome 4, ASM1932011v1, whole genome shotgun sequence genomic segment:
- the LOC136548866 gene encoding uncharacterized mitochondrial protein AtMg00810-like yields MAECKPCVTLMKEQLKLTKASTTAKVDATLYQSIIGGLCYLLHTRLDIAFAMGYISRFMEDPREDHWAMVKQMLRYVKGMVDQGIIFPKIGRSRLQLTVFNDVDMVGDIDG; encoded by the coding sequence atggctgagtgcaagccatgcgtgactctgaTGAAGGAGCAGCTTAAGCTAACAAAGGCCAGCACCACGgcaaaggtggatgcaacactctaccagagcatcatcGGCGGTTTATGCTACCTACTCCACACGAGGTTGGACATTGCGTTTGCCATGGGCTACATCAGTCGTttcatggaggatcctcgagaggatcactgggctatggTGAAGCAGAtgttgcgctacgtcaaggggatggtggatcaagggatcatcttccccaagataGGCAGAagcaggctgcagctcactgtgttcaatgATGTAGACATGGTAGGGGACATCGATGGATGA